Proteins from one Parasteatoda tepidariorum isolate YZ-2023 chromosome 4, CAS_Ptep_4.0, whole genome shotgun sequence genomic window:
- the LOC139424836 gene encoding eukaryotic translation initiation factor 5B-like has translation MINIFLPQTQFLEHREVEGAQGVKICAKDLEKAIAGLPILVPKRADETKILMEEMASMFKETMNSIKVTGTGVYVQTSTLGSLEALMEFLTESKIPVSGVRIGPVTKKDVMKASAMLEHDPTFAVILAFDVRIEREAQDLADYLNIKIFHANIIYHLFDMFVNYRTEIKERNREMYKSVAVFPCKLKILPQFVFNSRDPIVVGVSIEAGVLKEGTPLCVPSKEFLDIGTVTTIEVNHKAIDSARKGQEVCIKIEPCGGEAPKMFGRHFDHTDMVVSKISRQSIDMCKEHFRDDLQKTDWQLMVELKKLFQIM, from the exons aTGATCAACATTTTTCTTCCTCAGACTCAATTTCTTGAGCATCGAGAAGTGGAAGGAGCTCAAGGGGTTAAAATATGTGCTAAAGATTTAGAGAAAGCAATTGCTGGTCTTCCTATACTTGTTCCAAAGAGAGCtgatgaaactaaaatattaatg GAAGAGATGGCATCAATGTTTAAAGAGACAATGAATTCTATCAAAGTTACAGGTACAGGTGTTTATGTGCAAACTTCTACTTTAGGTTCACTAGAGGCACTCATGGAATTTTTAACTGAATCTAAAATTCca GTTTCTGGTGTTCGTATTGGTCCTGTTACAAAAAAAGATGTAATGAAAGCATCTGCTATGTTAGAACATGACCCTAC tttcgcTGTGATCCTTGCATTTGATGTTAGAATTGAAAGAGAAGCCCAAGACCTTGCAGATTATCTAAATATCAAGATATTTCATGCCAATATAATTTATCACCTTTTTGACATGTTTGTGAATTATAGAACTGAAATTAAAGAGCGCAATAGAGAAATGTATAAAAGTGTTGCAGTATTCCCTTGTAAATTGAAAATCCTGCCTCAATTTGTCTTCAATTCTCGTGATCCTATTGTTGTGGGAGTATCTATTGAAGCTGGAGTATTAAAAGAAGGAACACCCTTGTGTGTACCATCCAAAGAA TTTCTAGATATTGGAACAGTTACTACAATTGAAGTGAATCATAAAGCAATAGATTCAGCTCGAAAAGGCCAAGAGGTCTGCATTAAAATAGAACCCTGTGGAGGTGAAGCTCCTAAAATGTTTGGACGCCATTTTGATCATACTGATATGGTTGTTAGTAAG ATATCAAGGCAGTCAATAGATATGTGCAAAGAACACTTCCGAGATGATCTTCAAAAAACCGACTGGCAATTGATGGTGGAATTGAAAAAGCTCTTCCAAATAATGTGA
- the LOC107445094 gene encoding eukaryotic translation initiation factor 5B, which yields MGKDKKQKKNRDDKFEDPETVSNIDSNPKEKSLKNGSKEDTPPKSVIASQFSDEESEIEIITLEQQGKKKKKQKKAKSNFSVLAIEGESGDSRGNSEDEEAKAEDKPKKETNESSKSSSKSGAKKSKKKDRKKKDDDDEEDLEKLLEELALEAGGGKPATKPAEEAQPETKTEEVLEVDKKEDKKEKKKKKKNEQPPPSVEETPEDGTVEADSKEEGSTVKTAAQKKKEKKEREKQKKLELAQKKKIEPKTQKEESPTPKEVEEEKDDEEKKDDDDEGDSKKKKKKKKGEEDDKKDKKKPGKKQLAAMQEALKKIKEEEERMRLEEEAKLKAEEEAEQLRLEKLRLEQERKEKKKQKEKEKRERLKAEGKLLTKSQKQNRARMEATLAALREQGVEVPQIGEKKEKAPRLGDRKKTPRKKASLTEDTLETSKPEDQKEESPEVKEETPEIKEPTPVPGEEDNIKDAWDDTSSEDEELEKQDAKGVKKVEIVTSKTAKGAESETESSGSEDSSEEESDSGEESSDSSSDSDKTEESSEEKIRLRIQKRRELAESNRSLDKLRSPVVCVLGHVDTGKTKILDKIRSSNVQDHEAGGITQQIGATMVPHEALMEQCKFVKGFAEMELKVPGLLIIDTPGHESFSNLRSRGSSLCDIAILVVDIMHGLEPQTIESINMLKQKKTPFIVALNKIDRVYEWKTSKNKDVQDIIKSQSRPTKQFFDDRVKQIILEFANQSLNVVLYYENQDPRSYISMVPTSALTGEGMGNLQALIVELTQSMMAKRLMFSEELQATVLEVRIYVFFSSDIYKVSFY from the exons ATGGGGaaagataaaaaacaaaagaaaaatcgcGATGACAA ATTTGAAGATCCTGAGACAGTATCCAATATTGATTCTAATCCAAAA gaaaaatcactaaaaaatggTTCTAAAGAAGATACTCCTCCTAAATCTGTGATTGCCAGTCAATTTAGTGATGAAGAGTccgaaatagaaataattacattagaacaacaaggaaaaaagaaaaagaagcagaaaaaggcgaaatcaaattttagtgtTCTTGCTATTGAAGGAGAATCTGGTGACTCTAGAGGAAATAGTGAAGACGAAGAAGCAAAAGCTGAAGATAAGCCTAAAAAGGAAACCAATGAGTCCTCAAAGTCTAGTTCAAAATCAGGGGCCAAAAAGTCCAAGAAAAAAGACCGAAAAAAGAAGGATGACGATGATGAAGAAGATCTAGAAAAACTTCTTGAAGAGTTAGCTTTAGAAGCTGGGGGTGGAAAACCTGCTACAAAACCAGCTGAAGAAGCTCAGCCAGAAACTAAAACCGAAGAAGTACTAGAAGTTGATaaaaaggaagataaaaaagagaaaaagaagaaaaagaaaaatgaacagCCTCCACCTTCTGTTGAAGAAACTCCTGAAGATGGGACAGTTGAAGCAGATTCAAAAGAAGAAGGTTCTACTGTTAAAACTGCTGctcagaagaaaaaagaaaagaaagaaagagaaaaacagaaaaaattagaG ttagctcaaaaaaagaaaatagagcCTAAAACACAAAAAGAGGAATCACCTACTCCGAAAGaagtagaagaagaaaaagatgatgaagaaaagaaagatgATGATG ATGAAGGagatagtaaaaagaaaaagaaaaaaaagaaaggtgaagaagatgataaaaaagataaaaagaagcCAGGCAAAAAGCAG TTGGCTGCTATGCAAGAAGCATTAAAGAAGATCAAAGAAGAGGAGGAACGTATGAGACTCGAagaagaagcaaaattaaaagctgAAGAGGAAGCTGAACAGCTACGTTTGGAAAAA cTAAGATTAGAACAAGAAAGgaaggagaagaaaaaacagaaagaGAAGGAAAAGCGGGAAAGACTAAAAGctgaaggaaaattattaactaagtCTCAGAAGCAAAATCGGGCTCGAATGGAAGCTACACTCGCTGCCCTCAGAGAGCAAG GAGTTGAAGTCCCCCAAATTggagagaagaaagaaaaagcaccTAGGCTTGGTGATCGTAAAAAAACTCCTAGAAAGAAGGCATCTTTGACTG AAGACACCCTTGAAACATCTAAGCCAGAAGATCAGAAAGAAGAATCTCCTGAAGTGAAGGAAGAAACACCCGAAATAAAAGAGCCCACACCTGTTCCCGGTGAAGAAGACAACATCAAAGATGCCTGGGATGACACTTCATCTGAAGATGAGGAATTAGAGAAACAAGATGCAAAAGGTGTCAAAAAAGTTGAGATCGTAACATCAAAAACTGCTAAAGGTGCTGAATCTGAAACAGAGTCCTCTGGTAGTGAAGATTCTTCCGAAGAAGAATCGGATTCAGGTGAAGAGAGTTCCGACAGTAGCTCTGATAGTGATAAAACAGAAGAAtcttcagaagaaaaaatacgCTTACGAATTCag aaacgACGAGAACTTGCTGAAAGCAATCGAAGCCTGGATAAATTGCGATCTCCTGTAGTTTGCGTTTTAGGTCACGTAGATACTGGAAAAACTAAGATTCTTGATAAA ATTCGTAGCAGTAATGTACAGGATCATGAAGCAGGAGGTATTACTCAACAAATTGGAGCAACAATGGTTCCCCATGAAGCTCTTATGGAACAATGTAAATTTGTCAAAGGG tttgcagAGATGGAATTGAAAGTTCCTGGACTTTTGATTATTGATACACCTGGTCACGAATCTTTTAG caatttaagGTCCCGTGGTTCATCTCTGTGTGACATTGCCATTCTGGTTGTTGATATCATGCACGGTTTGGAACCCCAGACAATTGAATCTATTAACATGCTGAAACAAAAGAAGACACCTTTTATTGTTGCTTTAAACAAG ATTGATAGAGTCTATGAAtggaaaacttcaaaaaataaagatgtcCAGGATATAATTAAAAGTCAGTCTCGTCCAACTAAGCAGTTTTTTGATGACCGAGTGAAGCAAATTATACTTGAATTTGCTAATCAG tCTTTGAATGTTGTCCTTTATTATGAAAACCAAGACCCTCGCTCATATATTTCAATGGTGCCCACATCTGCCCTTACTGGAGAAGGAATGGGTAACTTACAGGCTCTCATTGTTGAACTTACACAATCTATGATGGCAAAACGTCTCATGTTTTCTGAAGAATTACAAGCTACAGTCTTAGAGGTTAgaatctatgttttttttagttctgatatatataaagtatctttttattaa
- the LOC107445108 gene encoding V-type proton ATPase subunit C, whose protein sequence is MPEYWIISAPGPQTLEKLNNATKPNNVSNNYKFHIPDLKVGTLDTLVGLTDDLGKIDSYVEAIIKKLVSYMEEILEDQKEMLKENLHVNNVDLCTFLTRFSWDMAKYPARQPLMHIAEIINKQVQQIEADLKQRASAYNSLKTSLQNLERKQTGSLLLRSLGDLVKKEHFVLDSEYLTTLLVVVPNPLSKDWEKTYESLHEHVVPRSSQKIFEDNEHSLYNVSLFKKAVEVFKQKSREKKFVVREFKYSEEELASVKSQHAKLKMDKSKQLSVLFRWLKVNFSECFVAWIHVKALRVFVESVLRYGLPVNFQAVLLEPLKPKKLRELLNKFYSHLDSSLASGQIEDIPGGLTSFGVEEYYPYVYFKINVDLTDDKK, encoded by the coding sequence atgcctgAGTATTGGATCATATCTGCCCCTGGACCTCAAACCCTAGAAAAGCTGAATAACGCAACGAAACCGAACAATGTTtctaataactataaatttcatattCCTGATCTAAAAGTTGGAACTCTCGATACTCTTGTTGGCTTAACTGATGATTTGGGTAAAATAGATTCATATGTTGAAGCTATTATTAAGAAGTTAGTATCTTACATGGAGGAAATTCTAGAAGATcaaaaagaaatgttgaaagaaaatttgcacGTCAACAACGTTGATCTTTGCACATTCCTTACTCGCTTTTCTTGGGACATGGCGAAGTATCCTGCTCGCCAGCCTCTAATGCACAttgctgaaataattaataaacaggTGCAGCAGATCGAAGCTGATCTTAAACAACGTGCCTCGGCCTATAATAGCTTAAAGACGAGTTTACAGAATCTGGAACGCAAGCAAACAGGGAGTCTTCTCTTAAGATCATTGGGTGATCTTGTCAAAAAGGAACATTTCGTGTTGGATTCTGAGTATTTAACCACACTTCTTGTAGTTGTACCAAACCCTTTGTCGAAGGATTGGGAAAAGACTTATGAAAGTCTACACGAGCATGTAGTACCCAGATCAAGTCAAAAGATCTTTGAAGATAATGAACACTCTCTTTATAatgtttcattgtttaaaaaggCCGTCGAGGTGTTTAAACAAAAGTCacgagaaaaaaagtttgtcgTCCGTGAGTTCAAATATTCTGAGGAAGAGCTGGCTTCCGTTAAGAGTCAGCATGCTAAGTTGAAAATGGATAAGAGCAAGCAGTTGAGCGTTTTGTTTAGATGGTTGAAAGTCAACTTCAGTGAATGCTTTGTGGCTTGGATCCATGTTAAAGCTCTGAGAGTCTTTGTGGAATCTGTCCTACGTTACGGTTTGCCCGTTAATTTCCAAGCTGTTTTGCTGGAGCCGTTAAAACCGAAGAAGTTGAGGgaacttttgaacaaattttacaGTCATTTAGATAGCAGCTTAGCATCAGGCCAAATAGAAGATATACCTGGAGGTTTGACGAGTTTTGGCGTTGAAGAATACTATCCATATGtatacttcaaaattaatgttgatTTGActgatgataaaaaatag